The following proteins come from a genomic window of Salvia hispanica cultivar TCC Black 2014 chromosome 4, UniMelb_Shisp_WGS_1.0, whole genome shotgun sequence:
- the LOC125217898 gene encoding protein IRREGULAR XYLEM 15-like, producing MKTGAKFIVLHHGAPAGPSHRAWLFVFVLFFIFTFAFTLFSTRDAAAARTSTASAENSKSSLPNSVSDALLHYAALNASSDGRMSADELSTIAAALRRCAAPCNLLVFGLSHETLLWNSLNHNGRTVFVSDSAYLVSKLEEKQPSIEAYDVQFATRVSELYDLIEYSKGELRGECRPVQNLLFSDCKLAVNDLPNHLYDVAWDVILVDGPKGHCAAAPGRMSAIFTAGVMARSKRGGAAETHVFVHEFDREVERVCSEEFLCAENLVETKDLLGHFVIGKFEENRNRVGFCSVSSSSTVPQNSI from the coding sequence ATGAAGACCGGCGCAAAGTTCATCGTTCTCCACCACGGAGCGCCGGCGGGGCCTTCCCACCGCGCGTGGCTCTTCGTCTTCGtcctcttcttcatcttcaccttCGCCTTCACCCTCTTCTCCACCAGGGACGCCGCCGCGGCCAGGACCTCCACCGCGTCGGCCGAGAATTCCAAATCCAGCCTCCCCAACTCCGTCTCCGACGCGCTCCTCCACTACGCCGCCCTCAACGCCTCCTCCGACGGCCGCATGTCCGCCGACGAGCTGAGCACCATCGCCGCCGCGCTCCGCCGCTGCGCCGCCCCCTGCAACCTCCTCGTCTTCGGCCTCAGCCACGAAACCCTACTGTGGAACTCCCTCAACCACAACGGCCGCACCGTGTTTGTCAGCGACAGCGCGTACCTCGTGTCGAAATTGGAGGAGAAGCAGCCTTCAATCGAAGCCTACGACGTCCAATTCGCGACGAGGGTGAGCGAATTGTACGATCTGATCGAGTATTCGAAGGGGGAATTGAGGGGGGAGTGCCGGCCGGTGCAGAATCTCCTCTTCTCCGATTGCAAATTGGCTGTCAACGACCTGCCGAACCACCTGTACGACGTCGCTTGGGATGTGATCCTGGTCGACGGGCCGAAGGGGCACTGCGCGGCGGCGCCGGGGCGGATGTCGGCGATTTTCACCGCCGGAGTGATGGCGAGGAGTAAGAGGGGCGGCGCGGCGGAGACGCACGTGTTTGTGCACGAATTCGATCGGGAGGTGGAGAGGGTTTGCAGCGAGGAATTCCTGTGCGCGGAGAATTTGGTGGAAACGAAAGATTTGTTGGGGCATTTCGTCATCGGAAAATTTGAGGAGAATAGAAATAGGGTTGGATTCTGCTCAGTTTCTTCTTCATCCACTGTTCCTCAGAATTcaatttga